From the genome of Miscanthus floridulus cultivar M001 chromosome 10, ASM1932011v1, whole genome shotgun sequence, one region includes:
- the LOC136488449 gene encoding uncharacterized mitochondrial protein AtMg00810-like: protein MAACFRMSDLSTLSYYLSIEVRQEEEALMLGQSAYTLKLLEWSGMAECKRCVTPMEEQLKPTKASITTKVDATLYQTIVGGLRYLVHTRPDIAFVVGYVSRFVDDPREDHWATVNRLLRYVKGTVDQGITFPKIGGSRLQLIVFSDVDMAGDIDGRRSTSGVLVFLESAPIS, encoded by the coding sequence ATGGCGGcttgttttcgaatgagcgatctcagcacgctctcctactaccttagcattgaggtgagacaggaggaggaggcactcatgctcggtcagagcgcgtacacCTTGAAGCTGTTGGagtggagcggcatggctgagtgcaagcggtgcgtgactccgatggaggagcaacTGAAGCCGACGAAGGCCAGTATTAcgacgaaggtggatgcaacactctaccagaccatcgtcggcggtctacgctacctagtccacacgaggccagaTATTGCGTttgtcgtgggctacgtcagtcgttTTGTCGatgatcccagagaggatcactgggctacggtgaacCGGCTACTGCGCTATgttaaggggacggtggatcaagggatcacCTTCCCCAAGATTGGTggaagtaggctgcagctcattgTCTTCAGCGACGTAGACATGGCGGGGGAtatcgacggacggcggagcacctctggcgtgctcgtcttcctcgagtcggctccaatctcatag